In the genome of Candidatus Binatia bacterium, the window GTAGAGCCTTCCGGGATTGCTTGCGATCACTACCATCGCTTCCGAGAAGACTTCCAGCTTCTCCGGGAGCTCGGCCATCCGGCTCATCGGCTTTCGCTCGAGTGGAGCCGCATCGAGCCGGCACCGGGAGAAATCGACCGTGGCGCCCTCGAACATTACCGGCGGGTGCTCGGGACGTTGCGCGACTACAACATCGAACCGTGGGTGACCATTCACCATTTTACCTCGCCGCTCTGGTTCATTGCACGAGGCGGTTTCACTGAGGAGCGCAACCTCGACGCCTTAGTGCGGCACACGGAACTGCTCGCGCGCGAGTACGGCGATCTCGTTTCCCATTGGTGCACCATCAACGAGCCGAACGTTGTCGCCGAGATGGGGTACCGCTTCGGATATTTTCCGCCGCGGCTCCTCGATGCCGATTTGGCTGCGCAGGTGCTCACGAATTTCTTCCGTGCCCATGCCCGCATGGCCGAGGTGCTCCATGCGCACGCGCGCAGCAAGGTGGAGATCGGGATTACTCTGGCCGTGCAAGCGCACGAGCCGCTGCGTTTGGAAAGCGAGGCCGACCGAGCCTTGGCAGCCCGCCGCGATGCGGAAACTAACGGCGTGATGTTCGAGGCTTTGCGCACGGGCGTGTTTGCCTATCCCGGGCGTGAGCCAGTCGCCATCCCCGGGTTGCGCGAAGCTTCCACCTTCGTCGGCGTGCAGTACTACTCGCGGGTGCGCTACGATGGCGAATCCCAGGGGCCGGCGATGCCGGACTTCAACCGCATCCTCAGCCACATGGGCTGGGAAGTGTACCCCGAAGGGTTTGGTCCGCTCTTGGAGCGCGCCGCGGCCACCGGATTGCCGGTGGTGGTCACCGAAAACGGGCTCGCCCACGACGACGATCGTGTGCGCATCCGCTACATCGCCGACCACCTGGCGCAAGTCGACCAAGCACGCCGCCGCGGCGCGGATGTGCGCGGGTATTTCTACTGGTCGGCCATGGACAACTTCGAGTGGAACTTCGGCTACGGCCCGAAGTTCGGACTGATCGAGGTGGACCGGCAAACGTTAGAGCGCAGGCCGCGCCGGAGCGCGTTCTTCTTCCGCGAGGTCATCCAACAGCGCGGCTTCGACGAGGACACGGTGGAACGTTGGTGCCGATGAACGCAAACGCCGATAGCGACTTTCCCCGCTCCCCGGAGCAGCTTGATCCGCAGTGGTTCACTCGGGTGCTGCTGCCCTTCTTCCGCGATTTAGGGCAGGTTCGCGCGTTGGCTTGGGAACGAATCGGCACCGGACAAATGGGGTGTAACGTCCGCGTGGCGCTCGACTACGAGTGCCCGCAACAGGCGTGCGGTCCGCCGAGCTTGGTCTGCAAGTTTGCCTCGCCCGATCCCACCAGCCGAGCCACCGGGCTGGCGCTGCGCAGTTATGAAATCGAAACCAACTTCTACCGCCAGGTCGCTGCTCACTTTCCACTACCGGTGCCGCGCTGCTTCTTTGCCGCCTTCGACCCTACGAACGGCGATTTCCTCATCGTCCTGGAAGACATCAGGAAAGGGGAGGCTGGAGATCAACTCGCGTCGTGCACGCTGCAACAAGCGCGCAGCGCGCTCGACGCCTTAGCGGCGATTCACGCCGCCACCTGGGCGCAGCCGTCGCTGGCCGCACTCGACTGGCTTCCGCGCCGTACCCCCGAGCAAAATGCCCAACTCGTTGCCTTCTTCCAAGCCGCGGTGCCGGGTTTCCTAGAGCGTTACGGCGGGGAGCTCGCCGCGCGCCACCTACGGGTGCTCGAGGAGTTCGCGCCGCGCTTTGCCGAATGGGTCGAGCTCCCACGCGGGCCGTTTGCTTTGGTGCACGGTGATTTTCGTCCGGACAACCTCTTGTTCTTGCGCCACCGTGCCGCGCCCTACCGCACCTTGGTGATCGATTGGCAAACGTGCTCCTGGGGCCCGCCGTTTGCCGACGTGGCGTACTTCATCGGGGGCGCATTCGAACCCGAGGAGCGGCGCCGCTACGAGGGAGACCTTCTACAGTTCTACTTTGAACGCTTGCGCCGCCGTGGAGTACGCAGCTTGTCGTTTTTGCGCTGCGTCGAAGACCATTCTGTGTTTGCCTTCAGCGGCATCACGATGGCGGTTGCGGCGGCGATGCTCGTGGAACGCACCACTCGCGGGGATCGCATGTTCCTCACCATGTTCGCGCGCCACGCCCAGCACGTGCTCGACCTCGGCGCCCTTTCCATTTTCGAGCCGCGCCGCCTGGCCAAACTCCGCGACGATCGCCAGCCATTCTAACACCTTGCTGCGCCAACCTTCGTGCACGCGCCCCCGGGCTGACAAGCGGTAGCTTTGGGGAAATGGTGATTACGACTGGGGACGGGCCTCGGGGGCAACGCATGCGTCGCCCCCGAGGCCTGAGCGCGGCAGGGTTCTCGCTGAAGCGACAGGCCGTTGCACGCGCTTGCTCGAGGTGTATGGGAGAGGGGCGAGCAGAAAGGCAGGCCGGAGCGTGTCGGGAGAGGCAGAGCGGCGGTTGAGGCCAACCCGGCGAGCCACCCTGGCGTGGCTTGCCGTGCTCTACTTTGCATCGGGAATCCCGCTCGCAGTGTTCGTGGACGTCGTGCCGGTGTTCCTGCGGCAACACGGGGTGAATCTTGCGAGCATCGGCCTGCTCTCCGCGCTGGGCACCCCGTGGAGTCTGAAAGTGTTTTGGTCTCCGCTGGTGGACCGCTGGCCGCGCTATCAATGGTGGATTGCTGCCTGCTTGGCGGTTGTCGCTACCGCGCTCGCTGTGCTCGCTCGGCTGGGAGCGGCGGAAACCTCTCGCGTCTGGTTGCTTGCGTTGTTTGTGGTTTGCTTCGCGGGTGCCACGCAAGACATCGCCATCGATGCCTACTCCATCCAGTTGGTCCGCCGGGGCGACGAAGGAGTAGCCAATGGCGTGCGGCAAGCTGCCTATCGCATTGCGTTGATGATTGTGGGCGGAGCTTCGCTCCTCCTGGTGGCTCCGTTCGGGTGGCCGGCGGTGTTTCATACGATTGCCGTTACCGCTCTCGTGTTGGCGGGGGTGTTGTGGCTAAGTCCCCGCGCGGCGGTGGTACCCGGGCCTGCCGCCGAATGGGCGCGCGCACTGGGGCGTTGGCTCAAGCGGCCGCGGGCTGCGGCGTTGTTCCTGTTCGCGCTCACTTACAAGCTCGGCGACGCCAGCATGGGGCCGATGATCAAGCCGTTTTGGGTCGACCGCGGCTTAAGCCCGGCGGAAATCGGCATGGTGTCCACGACTGCGGGGGCGCTCGCCACCATTGCCGGGGCGCTCGTCGGTGGCTGGTACACGAGCCGCGCTGGCATCTCGCGGGCGTTGTTCGTGCTCGGGCTAGCGCAGGCGTTGTCGAACTTGGGGTACGCTCTAGTCGCCGCAGCCGGTTGGGGGCGGTACGGCATTTATGCCGCGTCCCTTACGGAAAGCTTTACCGGCGGTCTCGGCAGCGCAGCGTTTCTCGCTTTCCTCATGCGCGCGTGCGAGCGCGAGCGTGCTGCCACGGAATATGCGCTGCTCTCTGCCTTGTTTGCCGTTCCCCGGCAAGTGGTCGGTGCTACCAGCGGCTGGCTTACGCAGATTCTCGGCTATCCAACCTTTTTCGCACTCACCTTTGTTCTAGCCTTGCCCGCGCTGCTACTGATTCCGCGATTGCGCCCATGGGTGGAAAACTCGCCGCCGTGACTCGCTTGCGAACCCACAGCCGCGCCCAGGCCTGGGCCCTGTCGGCGGTGGCGGTGTTGCTCGCCAACAGCAGCGCCGCGCAGCTCGGGCCGCAAAACGTGGTGCGGGAGTTTTGCCGCCTCGACGCCCTCGGTGCACGTGCCACGCTCCAAGGCTGGCCACAAGTGGCGCCGCTGGTCGCCTGGCAACTCGAGCCGGCGTGGGACCGGGTCGTGCTCATCACCAGCTACACCGTGGGCTGGCCCGTTGCCGAGGCGGACGACGTCTTCGCGATCGAGGTGCGTTACGCGGTACAGGGCACAGTAACCGCGACCGGCTTCGAACAAGCCCCCACGGTGGAAGCACGGCGGTACCGCGTGGAACCGAGCGACGACGGCACCTGGAGGATCGCTGCTCCGCCACCCCCGCCACACATATTCTCTCACGACGTCGACATCCCAGCCATGCAACAGTCGCTCCAGCGGGGCGGTGTGAATTTTCTGCCGAACTCTTTGTTTGTGTGGGAGCTCTATCGGCGCAATGGCTGGGAAATTCCCTTCGAACACACCCTCGCCCTCACACGCACACAAGTGTTTCGCCGCACGGAGAAAGCAACAGCAGGCGATGTCGTGCTTTACCTCGACGAGGACACTCCGTACCATGTGGGCGTGCTGGAAAGCGAAGACGTGGTGGTCTCCTCGACGCTCAATGCCGGGATCGTGCGCACACCGGTCGATGCTTTTGCTGGCACACGGCGAGTGTTGCACTTACGACCGCCGGAGTTTTGGCCCGCCACGCCCACACCGCGGCTATCTCCCGAGGCGTTCTCCTTGATCACGCCGACGCCAACAGCCGCGACTGCGCCGCCGCGCAAGGCTTCAACCGAGAAGACCAAACGAACACGGCAAGACCGCTCGACGGCGGCCAAGAGCAAGCAAAGGAGGAAGACAAAATGAAGAAACGACTCTTTGGTTTGGCCCTCGGATTGTCCCTGGGTTTCGTGTCCGCGTGCGTAAAGAAGCCCGTCACTGCACCTCGCGCGGTTGTGCCCGAGACGGTCAGCGATCAAGTCCGCATTGTTGGCTCCGAAGGCAAAAATTTTGGTAGCATGGTGGCTCTAGGGATCGGCATTGCAAACGGGGAGCAGGGACGGACCTACATTGCTTCTGCCGATCGCATTTTCGCGATCGATGAAGCCGGGCACCGCATTGCGCCGCTCTCTGTCGAAGAGGCTGCGCGCCAGGCGGGCGGGGCGACGGCGCTGGCTGCGGGACTGGAAGGCGCAGGCGCCGGGGCTTTTCTCACCGGACTCCTCGGTGCCATTCCCGGCGCAATTATCGGCGCCGCGCAAGGTGGAGCGGAAGGAGCGGGCAAGGGTGCCGCCATCGGTGCCGGAATTGGCGTGGCTGTGGGCGCCATCGGTGGATACCATGAGTCGAAATCGAAAACCGAGCAGGAAATTATCGACCAACTCCACGGCTTGTATTTCGGCGAGCGGGAGGTGAAGCCAGGGATTCCGGTCAGTGGCTTTGTGTTTTACCCGGCGGGTAAGTACACGGGCGTGCGCGCCGTACTGGTCGACAGCCAGACTCAGGCCACGAAAGAAGTGGCCGGCCCTACGGTGCCTCGGCCATGAGAGACACGGCTGAACAGCACCCTGAGCAAGCAAGCGCCGAGGCGCGAGCCGCTTCGGCGAGCGAGCAGCTCGCACAGTTTGCCGCCCGGACCACGTTCGGCCAACTGCCCGAAGCGGTGCGGGAGAAGGTCGCGCTGCACGTACTGGACACGCTGGGAGTGGCCCTGGCGGCGTGCCCCGAGCAATTTGCTCGCAAAGCGATGGCGGCACTGGAGCCCGTGGCCGGGCGGGGTCGGGCGAGCGTGCTCGGCCATGCGCGGCGCTGGCCGGCTGCGTGGGCAGCCCTCTACAACGGCATGCTCGCCCACGGGCTCGATTACGACGACACCCATGCCGAGGCCGTGCTCCATGTAAGCACGACCGTCGTGCCGGCCGCACTTGCCGTGGCTGAGGAGAGAGAGCTTGCAGGCAGCGATTTCCTGGCTGCAGTTGCTGTGGGAATGGAAGTCAACGCGCGCATCGGCTTGGCGGCCCCCGGGGCGTTTCACGATCGCGGTTTTCATCCCACCGGCATTTGCGGGGCCTACGCCGCAAGCGTCGCGGCGAGCAAGGCCTTTGGCTTGGATGCGCGGGCCATGGCCGACGCGCTCGGGATCGCTGGAAGCCAAGCCGCCGGCACGCTGGAATTTTTGGGAGACGGGAGTTGGTCGAAGCGCCTCCACGCCGGCTGGGCTGCACATGCTGGCGTGCTTGCCGCGCGGCTAGGTTCCGCCGGCTTCCTCGGCCCCCGCGCAACGTTCGAAGGACGCTTCGGCTTGTATCGTACCCATCTCGGCGACAGGGGGTGGGACGTGGGTGTTCTCACCGATGGGCTCGGCACGCGCTGGCGTCTTCTCGAAGTCAGCTTGAAGCCCTACCCGGCGTGCCACATGGTGCACGCGTTTATCGACGCTGCCCGTGTGCTGCGCGAGCGGCCCGGGTTTGCGTTGGACCGCATCGCTGCAATCGAAGCTGACATCCATCCGCGCGCCGTGCCGGTGGTGTGCGAGCCGCTCGCCAATAAATGGATGCCACGCACCGATTACGAGGCCAAGTTCAGTCTGCCCTACACCGTGGCAGCGATGCTCGTGCGGGGACACGTGAACGTCGACGACTTTACGCCTGCCGCCATCAGCGACGAGGCCGTGCTCGCCGTCGCCCGCCTCGTTCGCTACCGGCAGGATGAAACCAGCCGATACCCGCGTTACTTCGATGGCACGCTGCGAATTCGCTTCCGCGACGGTAGCGTGTGGGAGCATCGCCAAGCGATCAACCGGGGCCATCCGGAACTACCGCTCACTCGTGACGAAGTGCTGGACAAGTTCCGCCACAACGTCTGCCGTGTGGCCACCGATGCGGCAGCCAAGCAACTCGAAGTGGAGGTTACGACCCTACCCACTCGCCCCTCGTTGGGGAGGTTGCGGTCGGCCCTGCTCGCAGCGGCCAAGAACGCTCGCCCAGGTGGGCCCTCGCGTTGACGGCGCCACCGTTATGCCCTTTCCCGTCTACGTACCCTTCTTCCCCAACGCCGAGCCGCATCGACTGCTGAGCCGCGAAGCCACGCCGGAAAGCGAAGCGTCGTACCTCGAGGAGGCCCACCACATGGTGTCGGCCGCAACCTTTGCCGCAGCGCTGCCGCGCCACGGCTTGGTGCTCGATGCGGGATGTGGAGGTGGGCGCTGGACGCATTTTGCGCTGGCGTGCGGCTGCCGGGTCGTGGCCGTCGACTGGCACCGCCCCGTGCTCCACGCGGTGCGCTCGCGCGCGCCCCAAGCACTGTTGGTGGCGGCCGATGCCGGTCGCCTACCCTTTCGCGACGGCGTGCTCGCTGGAGCCATTTCCCTCGGCGTTGTCGAGCACGATCCCGCCGGCCCCGCAGCAATGCTGCACGAGCTCGCCCGCGTGCTCGAACCTGGGGGCACGTTGCTGCTGTCCGTGCCTTACAACAACTGGCTGCGGCGGACGGTGTTTAATCGCCTTTACCGCCGCTACAACAACCGCTGGGCAGGCCGCGGCCACTATTTCGTCGAATACCGTTTCGGCGCGCGGGAACTCCGCCGCTTCCTGGCCGAGCAAGGATTGACTGTGGAACGCTTCGTTCCTCATGAGTTCTTTCCGCCGCGCAACATGGGCTGGGTGGCCGATCACAACATGCTCTCCATTCGCTTCGTTCCTAAGGGTCAGGGCGATTGGGATCTGGCGCTGCCTTCGCATCGGGGCTGGACTGTGGAGCGACGCTGGCAGCCACTGTTGCGAACGTTGTGGCGCATCTCGCCGTGGATCGTGGCGGGCGAGATCCTCGCCGTAGCCCACAAACGGCGATGAACCGGAAAGGCGTAAGCGAACAGAGTTGGACGACGGGCACGACCCTGAGGGACAAACACCGCCGGCAGAGCGCCCGAGTAACGCCACTCGGAATGATGAGCCGTGCTGGATTCGAACCAGCGACCCCCTGCTTAAAAGGCAGGTGCTCTACCTCCTGAGCTAACGGCTCGCGTCCGCCGTACAGCAGGCCCAGGCTCGCTAACACCGCATGTCGAGGCACGCAACCCACGTGCGCGCGGCGCCACATTGCCCACGGCCGACCGGTCGGCTGCCCCTACGCCTTGCGTCTCGATCGAAAGATGCCGTCGGACCGTGGTAGCGTTGTGCCACACCGGCAGCAGGGGCGACGCATGCGTCGCCCCTACGGGTTGCGTCTCGTCGGAAACATTCCGTCGCGGCGTGGTGCCGGCAACGAGGGCAGCCACAAGGGCTGCCCCTACGATCGCGCTGGCGCAGGGTGCTAAGATGGCAATGCGCGTGACACCGGTAACGACGCCGTCGCCAATCCACGTGTTCCCCATTCGCGATTTGCCAGGCCATCGCTCGCTATTTACCGGAGCGGCGCCAGTGGGGTCCCTCGCCAGCCACTGGGGCGGCGGAGATCGGAAAGCGCAACAGGCGGCACTCTATGGGCCCGTTCCACAGCTCGAAGCGACGGTCGGGCCGGAGGCCGATGCGCTTGGCCGCTGCTGGGTTGCCGGTAAAGATAAAGGCCGTCCAACCGAGAAAACGCCGCCGCAAGGTGTCGCCCAGCGAC includes:
- a CDS encoding glycoside hydrolase family 1 protein — protein: MARIEFPRDFVFGSATAAHQVEGNNIHNDWWAHENSPDTNAVEPSGIACDHYHRFREDFQLLRELGHPAHRLSLEWSRIEPAPGEIDRGALEHYRRVLGTLRDYNIEPWVTIHHFTSPLWFIARGGFTEERNLDALVRHTELLAREYGDLVSHWCTINEPNVVAEMGYRFGYFPPRLLDADLAAQVLTNFFRAHARMAEVLHAHARSKVEIGITLAVQAHEPLRLESEADRALAARRDAETNGVMFEALRTGVFAYPGREPVAIPGLREASTFVGVQYYSRVRYDGESQGPAMPDFNRILSHMGWEVYPEGFGPLLERAAATGLPVVVTENGLAHDDDRVRIRYIADHLAQVDQARRRGADVRGYFYWSAMDNFEWNFGYGPKFGLIEVDRQTLERRPRRSAFFFREVIQQRGFDEDTVERWCR
- a CDS encoding ecdysteroid 22-kinase family protein, with the protein product MNANADSDFPRSPEQLDPQWFTRVLLPFFRDLGQVRALAWERIGTGQMGCNVRVALDYECPQQACGPPSLVCKFASPDPTSRATGLALRSYEIETNFYRQVAAHFPLPVPRCFFAAFDPTNGDFLIVLEDIRKGEAGDQLASCTLQQARSALDALAAIHAATWAQPSLAALDWLPRRTPEQNAQLVAFFQAAVPGFLERYGGELAARHLRVLEEFAPRFAEWVELPRGPFALVHGDFRPDNLLFLRHRAAPYRTLVIDWQTCSWGPPFADVAYFIGGAFEPEERRRYEGDLLQFYFERLRRRGVRSLSFLRCVEDHSVFAFSGITMAVAAAMLVERTTRGDRMFLTMFARHAQHVLDLGALSIFEPRRLAKLRDDRQPF
- a CDS encoding MFS transporter; its protein translation is MSGEAERRLRPTRRATLAWLAVLYFASGIPLAVFVDVVPVFLRQHGVNLASIGLLSALGTPWSLKVFWSPLVDRWPRYQWWIAACLAVVATALAVLARLGAAETSRVWLLALFVVCFAGATQDIAIDAYSIQLVRRGDEGVANGVRQAAYRIALMIVGGASLLLVAPFGWPAVFHTIAVTALVLAGVLWLSPRAAVVPGPAAEWARALGRWLKRPRAAALFLFALTYKLGDASMGPMIKPFWVDRGLSPAEIGMVSTTAGALATIAGALVGGWYTSRAGISRALFVLGLAQALSNLGYALVAAAGWGRYGIYAASLTESFTGGLGSAAFLAFLMRACERERAATEYALLSALFAVPRQVVGATSGWLTQILGYPTFFALTFVLALPALLLIPRLRPWVENSPP
- a CDS encoding MmgE/PrpD family protein yields the protein MRDTAEQHPEQASAEARAASASEQLAQFAARTTFGQLPEAVREKVALHVLDTLGVALAACPEQFARKAMAALEPVAGRGRASVLGHARRWPAAWAALYNGMLAHGLDYDDTHAEAVLHVSTTVVPAALAVAEERELAGSDFLAAVAVGMEVNARIGLAAPGAFHDRGFHPTGICGAYAASVAASKAFGLDARAMADALGIAGSQAAGTLEFLGDGSWSKRLHAGWAAHAGVLAARLGSAGFLGPRATFEGRFGLYRTHLGDRGWDVGVLTDGLGTRWRLLEVSLKPYPACHMVHAFIDAARVLRERPGFALDRIAAIEADIHPRAVPVVCEPLANKWMPRTDYEAKFSLPYTVAAMLVRGHVNVDDFTPAAISDEAVLAVARLVRYRQDETSRYPRYFDGTLRIRFRDGSVWEHRQAINRGHPELPLTRDEVLDKFRHNVCRVATDAAAKQLEVEVTTLPTRPSLGRLRSALLAAAKNARPGGPSR
- a CDS encoding methyltransferase domain-containing protein is translated as MPFPVYVPFFPNAEPHRLLSREATPESEASYLEEAHHMVSAATFAAALPRHGLVLDAGCGGGRWTHFALACGCRVVAVDWHRPVLHAVRSRAPQALLVAADAGRLPFRDGVLAGAISLGVVEHDPAGPAAMLHELARVLEPGGTLLLSVPYNNWLRRTVFNRLYRRYNNRWAGRGHYFVEYRFGARELRRFLAEQGLTVERFVPHEFFPPRNMGWVADHNMLSIRFVPKGQGDWDLALPSHRGWTVERRWQPLLRTLWRISPWIVAGEILAVAHKRR